The Tissierella sp. genome has a segment encoding these proteins:
- the pduL gene encoding phosphate propanoyltransferase, protein MKKQLPIALSNRHIHLSQRDLEILFGEGYELTKKKDLSQPGQYACEEKVDVVGVKNTIKGVRILGPVRSNTQFEISVMDAFTLGVPAIIRNSGDIADTPGAKLVGPKGEVEIKEGLIVAARHIHMHTSDAEEFGVVDKEVVSIKLDGPRGLVFNNVLIRVHENYALEMHIDIEEGNASGAKNGDLVELIK, encoded by the coding sequence ATGAAAAAACAATTACCAATAGCATTATCCAATAGACATATACATTTAAGTCAAAGGGATCTAGAAATATTATTCGGAGAAGGTTATGAATTAACAAAGAAAAAGGATTTGTCCCAACCAGGACAATATGCTTGTGAAGAAAAAGTAGATGTAGTAGGAGTAAAAAATACTATAAAGGGAGTAAGGATATTAGGTCCAGTTAGATCGAATACTCAATTTGAAATATCTGTAATGGATGCATTCACGCTTGGTGTTCCAGCTATTATAAGAAATTCAGGTGATATAGCTGATACTCCAGGAGCTAAACTTGTTGGGCCTAAGGGCGAAGTTGAAATCAAAGAAGGATTGATAGTAGCTGCAAGACATATCCATATGCATACATCTGATGCAGAAGAATTTGGAGTAGTTGACAAAGAAGTGGTTAGCATCAAGCTAGATGGACCAAGGGGATTAGTATTTAATAATGTGCTAATTAGAGTGCATGAAAACTACGCATTAGAGATGCATATCGATATAGAAGAGGGAAATGCTTCAGGAGCTAAAAATGGAGATTTAGTTGAATTAATAAAATAA
- the deoC gene encoding deoxyribose-phosphate aldolase has product MTNILKMIDHTVLKPETTREMIKQLCNEAIEYNFAAVCVNPYHVSYCKEILNGSDIKVATVIGFPLGANTKEVKAFETVEAIKNGADEIDMVINIGALKDKDYTIVKEDIKSVVEAAKGKALVKVIIEACLLTDEEKKKACELSMEAGADFVKTSTGFSTGGATYEDVKLMKSVVGDKLEVKASGGVRDLGTAQKMIEAGATRLGTSSGINIAESISRNK; this is encoded by the coding sequence ATGACAAATATATTGAAGATGATTGATCATACAGTGTTAAAACCAGAAACTACAAGAGAGATGATTAAGCAACTTTGCAATGAAGCAATAGAATATAATTTTGCTGCTGTGTGTGTAAATCCTTATCATGTAAGTTATTGTAAGGAAATCTTAAATGGTTCTGATATAAAAGTAGCTACTGTTATAGGTTTTCCACTAGGTGCAAATACAAAAGAAGTAAAAGCTTTTGAAACTGTAGAAGCAATAAAAAATGGTGCTGATGAGATAGATATGGTAATCAATATCGGGGCATTAAAGGATAAAGACTATACAATAGTTAAAGAGGATATAAAAAGTGTAGTAGAAGCAGCTAAAGGCAAAGCTTTGGTTAAAGTAATTATTGAAGCTTGTTTGTTAACAGATGAAGAGAAGAAAAAAGCATGTGAATTATCCATGGAAGCAGGAGCAGATTTTGTAAAGACATCTACCGGATTTTCAACTGGTGGTGCCACATATGAGGATGTAAAGCTCATGAAGTCTGTAGTAGGTGATAAACTTGAAGTTAAGGCTTCTGGTGGAGTAAGAGATTTAGGTACTGCACAGAAAATGATCGAAGCTGGAGCAACTAGACTTGGTACTAGTTCAGGAATTAATATAGCAGAGTCAATAAGCAGAAATAAATAA
- a CDS encoding YhcN/YlaJ family sporulation lipoprotein — MKKYIILIIIALATTQVGCRTDIDKEIVETKEPNTSSIQVSSEDKEIIDRSENLSDFVVELFGVDDAATIIFNDTALVTVVMAYDKELTEDTKELINDLVMEKDAGINQVLISQDEKTFFEVIEVISELMNGSPYDNHVDQISKMIEKSNKKN, encoded by the coding sequence TTGAAAAAATATATAATTTTAATTATTATTGCTTTAGCAACAACTCAAGTTGGATGCAGAACAGATATTGATAAGGAAATTGTTGAAACTAAAGAGCCTAATACTAGCTCAATTCAAGTATCATCAGAAGATAAGGAGATTATTGATAGGTCAGAGAACTTATCAGATTTTGTTGTTGAACTATTTGGAGTAGATGATGCTGCTACCATTATTTTTAATGATACTGCATTAGTCACAGTTGTAATGGCATATGATAAAGAACTTACAGAAGACACAAAAGAACTAATAAATGATTTGGTAATGGAGAAAGATGCTGGAATAAATCAAGTACTAATATCCCAGGATGAAAAGACATTCTTTGAAGTTATTGAGGTAATTTCTGAACTAATGAATGGCTCTCCTTATGATAATCATGTAGATCAGATTAGCAAGATGATAGAGAAATCAAACAAAAAAAATTAA
- the yfmF gene encoding EF-P 5-aminopentanol modification-associated protein YfmF: MTLKSERMNLGNGVNLNLIKTDKFKSNLLSYYFMRPLSKDEVTKNALLPLVLKRGTDEYTTNLEIQRKLEENYGANLSIAINKRGEKHVLRFTIETVNGGYVGDRDYIYDVIDLLNSIIYNPVLEKGFFKKDYVEQEKENLKRRIEGRINDKRSYALDRCIEEMCKNEKFSIYPLGNINDLEYINEDVLYSHYQDVIRSSPIEIFYVGEYDEKLVEYIKDTKNIKRDNVLNIPREQIISSVSTKNMISEELDVNQGKLVLGYRTGIPYEDRLYNGLVLASDILGGGPNSKLFRNVREKESLAYYISTSVLKYKSIMLIDGGIEFDNFEKTIDIVKEQIEDIKKGNFTDEDIQISKKSIKSSTESIKDSIFLISEFFFSQSLSGDNRSLNQILADLDGVTKEEIKEAMSKVALDTIYFMKNSEKGDK, translated from the coding sequence TTGACATTGAAATCAGAAAGAATGAATTTGGGGAATGGAGTTAACTTAAATTTAATAAAAACAGACAAATTTAAATCAAATTTATTGAGCTATTATTTTATGAGGCCTCTATCAAAGGATGAAGTCACTAAAAATGCTTTATTGCCTTTAGTATTAAAAAGAGGAACAGATGAATATACTACAAACCTTGAAATACAAAGGAAATTAGAAGAGAATTATGGTGCAAATCTAAGTATAGCAATCAATAAAAGAGGAGAGAAGCATGTATTAAGATTTACAATAGAAACTGTCAATGGAGGTTATGTAGGCGATAGAGATTATATTTATGATGTAATAGATTTGTTGAATTCAATTATATATAATCCTGTCCTTGAAAAAGGTTTTTTCAAAAAAGATTATGTAGAGCAGGAAAAGGAAAACTTAAAACGAAGAATAGAAGGAAGAATAAATGATAAAAGGTCATATGCACTAGATAGATGTATAGAAGAAATGTGCAAAAATGAAAAATTTAGTATATATCCTTTAGGCAATATTAATGATTTAGAATATATTAATGAGGATGTATTATACAGCCATTATCAAGATGTAATACGGTCATCTCCTATAGAGATATTTTATGTTGGTGAATACGATGAAAAACTAGTTGAATATATAAAAGACACTAAGAATATTAAGAGGGATAATGTTCTAAATATACCTAGAGAGCAAATAATCTCTAGTGTTAGCACTAAAAATATGATTTCTGAAGAATTAGATGTAAACCAAGGGAAATTAGTCTTAGGTTATAGAACGGGCATACCATACGAAGATAGGCTATATAATGGTTTAGTATTAGCATCTGACATTCTAGGAGGGGGACCTAATTCTAAATTATTTAGAAATGTAAGGGAGAAAGAAAGTTTAGCATATTATATATCGACTTCAGTTCTTAAATATAAGTCAATCATGTTAATAGATGGAGGCATTGAATTTGACAATTTTGAGAAGACAATAGATATAGTAAAAGAACAAATAGAAGATATTAAAAAAGGTAATTTTACTGATGAAGATATTCAGATATCTAAAAAGTCTATAAAATCATCAACGGAATCTATAAAAGATAGTATCTTCCTAATATCTGAATTTTTCTTTAGCCAAAGTTTATCTGGAGATAATAGATCTCTAAATCAAATACTAGCTGACCTTGATGGTGTTACTAAAGAAGAAATTAAGGAGGCTATGTCTAAGGTTGCCCTTGATACTATATATTTTATGAAAAACTCAGAGAAAGGAGATAAATAA
- the yfmH gene encoding EF-P 5-aminopentanol modification-associated protein YfmH: MDIKIYENEKIREKLYYKEMESGLKVYFVPKQGYTKQYAIFATDYGSIDNVFIPIGEKDSIEVPEGIAHFLEHKLFEEPEQNIFDKFSKFGGNVNAYTNFNQTAYLFSSTENFYENLQLLVEFVQHPFFTDENVEKEKGIITQEINMYRDNPNWKVFFNCLKAMYNEHPVRIDIAGTVDSIQKINKDLLYKCYNTFYNPSNMVLFVVGDLLFDEIIKVVDKSERKDYKEAEEITRIFPAEPTEVKEKLIEENMMVSIPLFYMGFKDSDCNLIGEEQVKKDFVSNLILDMLFGSSSVFYNDLYEEGLIDSSFGSYFTGKKSYGHSLVVGESKDPKEVYNRIISLIDKPTESILLEKDFNRIKSKGIGEVLMGFNSIEFIANNFIDLYFDDFLLIDYLDLLESIEYKDIIERFKSHFTKDNVVLSIINPLS; this comes from the coding sequence TTGGATATTAAAATATACGAAAACGAGAAAATAAGAGAAAAACTATATTATAAAGAGATGGAGTCGGGATTAAAAGTCTATTTTGTACCTAAGCAAGGTTATACTAAACAATATGCAATATTTGCTACTGACTATGGTTCCATTGATAATGTTTTTATTCCAATCGGTGAGAAAGATTCCATAGAAGTTCCAGAAGGTATTGCACATTTTTTAGAGCATAAACTTTTTGAAGAACCTGAGCAAAATATTTTTGATAAATTCTCTAAATTTGGTGGAAATGTAAATGCCTATACCAATTTTAATCAAACTGCCTATTTGTTTTCATCTACAGAGAATTTCTATGAGAATCTTCAATTACTAGTGGAGTTTGTACAGCATCCATTTTTTACTGATGAAAATGTTGAGAAAGAGAAGGGAATTATTACCCAAGAAATAAATATGTATAGAGATAATCCAAATTGGAAAGTGTTTTTTAATTGTTTAAAAGCCATGTATAATGAGCACCCTGTTAGAATAGATATTGCTGGTACAGTAGACAGTATCCAAAAAATCAACAAAGATTTGCTTTACAAATGTTATAATACTTTCTATAATCCATCAAATATGGTTCTATTTGTTGTTGGAGACCTTTTATTTGATGAAATAATCAAAGTAGTAGATAAATCTGAGAGAAAAGACTACAAAGAAGCTGAAGAAATTACTAGAATTTTTCCAGCAGAGCCAACAGAAGTAAAAGAAAAACTTATTGAAGAAAACATGATGGTATCTATTCCCTTATTTTACATGGGTTTTAAAGATAGTGATTGTAATTTAATAGGAGAAGAACAAGTTAAGAAGGATTTTGTAAGCAATCTAATACTGGATATGCTTTTTGGATCTAGCTCAGTATTTTATAATGATCTTTATGAGGAAGGTTTAATCGATAGTAGCTTTGGTTCGTATTTTACTGGTAAGAAATCCTATGGTCATTCCTTAGTTGTAGGGGAATCCAAAGATCCTAAAGAAGTATATAATAGAATAATTTCTCTAATAGATAAGCCAACAGAATCAATTTTATTAGAAAAAGATTTTAATCGAATTAAATCAAAAGGTATTGGAGAAGTGTTAATGGGCTTTAATTCTATTGAATTTATAGCAAACAACTTTATTGATTTATACTTTGATGATTTTCTTTTAATAGACTATTTAGACCTTTTGGAGTCCATTGAATATAAAGATATAATTGAAAGATTTAAATCCCATTTTACTAAGGATAATGTAGTTCTTTCTATAATTAATCCATTATCATAA
- the lgt gene encoding prolipoprotein diacylglyceryl transferase — MDRVAFSIFGLDVMWYGLLIATGVLIGVLIAIKQAKRIGLDEETLIDFLIWVIPLSLVGARVYYVIFEWDVYRHNPIDALNIRNGGLAIHGAIITAIIVAVIFTKIKKIDFWMIADVCAPSLILGQSIGRWGNFTNQEAHGGPTNLPWGIMIDGVKVHPTFLYESIWNFLVFLFLLWYGRNKQKVRGELFLLYLILYSFIRFFIEGLRTDSLMLGSIRVAQIVSVIGILIPAIIIYVRRKEKIDI; from the coding sequence ATGGATCGAGTAGCATTTAGTATATTTGGTTTAGATGTTATGTGGTATGGACTATTAATAGCTACAGGTGTGCTAATAGGTGTACTTATAGCAATAAAACAAGCAAAGAGAATAGGGCTTGATGAAGAGACCTTAATAGATTTTTTAATTTGGGTGATTCCACTAAGCTTAGTAGGTGCAAGAGTATATTATGTAATATTTGAATGGGATGTATATAGACACAATCCGATTGATGCATTAAATATTAGAAATGGTGGCTTAGCAATCCATGGTGCAATAATTACAGCTATTATTGTGGCAGTGATTTTTACTAAAATAAAGAAAATAGATTTTTGGATGATTGCAGATGTATGTGCACCTAGTTTAATATTAGGTCAATCTATTGGTAGATGGGGAAACTTTACTAACCAAGAGGCACATGGAGGGCCAACTAATTTACCTTGGGGTATTATGATAGATGGAGTAAAGGTCCATCCAACATTTCTCTATGAATCAATTTGGAACTTTTTAGTGTTCTTATTCCTTTTATGGTATGGAAGAAATAAGCAAAAAGTTAGAGGAGAATTATTTCTATTATATTTAATACTATATTCATTTATTAGATTCTTTATAGAAGGGCTTAGGACGGATAGTTTGATGCTTGGATCCATTAGAGTAGCTCAAATAGTAAGTGTTATAGGAATTCTGATTCCAGCAATCATCATTTATGTGAGAAGAAAAGAAAAGATTGATATCTAG
- a CDS encoding IS3 family transposase — protein sequence MLKKIRGTREEISLGLVPAFMLHQAIYELHEEGHSISSLCKIADISRQAHYQYLKRDHSQKEEEFEKITSQIAEIYEEVDGIYGYRQMTLAINRKCKTKYNYKRIYRLMKIMGIKSVTRIKKKVYTKVKAEHIAENILNREFSSNRPNEKWLTDVTEFHTLEGKVYLSAILDLHSNRIVDWNFGISNNNKLVFENFKNALKKNLNAKPLIHSDRGFQYTSFGFRKILESREIKQSMSRVGKCIDNGPMESIWGKIKSERYHLKKNQKPYQTREELVDDIEEYIYFYNEERPQKVLKGMTPLECYLMAA from the coding sequence ATTCTTAAAAAAATTAGAGGAACTAGAGAAGAGATATCACTAGGCCTAGTTCCTGCCTTCATGCTCCACCAGGCTATTTATGAATTACACGAAGAGGGTCACTCTATCTCATCTTTGTGTAAAATAGCAGATATATCAAGACAAGCCCACTACCAATACTTGAAAAGAGATCATAGTCAAAAGGAAGAGGAATTTGAAAAAATTACTTCTCAAATTGCAGAAATCTATGAAGAAGTAGATGGAATCTATGGCTACAGACAGATGACACTTGCCATAAACAGAAAGTGCAAAACAAAATATAATTACAAACGCATCTACAGATTAATGAAAATTATGGGGATTAAATCAGTCACTAGAATCAAGAAAAAGGTATACACGAAAGTTAAGGCTGAGCATATTGCTGAAAACATCCTAAATAGAGAATTCTCAAGCAATAGGCCAAATGAAAAATGGTTAACCGATGTTACAGAATTTCATACTCTTGAAGGGAAAGTGTATTTAAGCGCCATTCTTGACCTTCATAGTAACAGGATAGTAGACTGGAATTTTGGAATATCAAACAATAATAAATTAGTATTTGAAAATTTTAAAAATGCCTTAAAGAAGAATCTTAATGCAAAACCTCTTATCCATAGTGACAGAGGGTTCCAATACACATCATTTGGATTTAGGAAGATATTAGAGTCAAGGGAAATAAAACAAAGCATGAGTAGAGTCGGAAAATGTATAGACAATGGACCAATGGAGTCTATTTGGGGAAAGATTAAATCAGAAAGATATCATTTAAAGAAGAATCAGAAACCTTATCAAACAAGAGAAGAATTAGTAGATGATATTGAAGAATATATTTATTTTTACAACGAAGAACGACCACAGAAGGTACTAAAAGGAATGACGCCACTAGAGTGCTATTTGATGGCGGCATAA
- a CDS encoding helix-turn-helix domain-containing protein: MSKRIKFTGEQKLAILEELKIEASTSKIATKYGISAETIRVWGLKYDSGGIDELNHSKTWKRYSEELKSQAVEAYLNGEGSQMEICIKYGISTHGRLQDWIKRYNNGKGLKSTPGGTSKMTKGRKTAYEERIEIVNYCIDNSLNYKQTAELYGVSYQQVYTWIKKHEKGGEKALLDLRGKAKEEPQLTELDKLKIENRKLRKANENLELENKFLKKLEELEKRYH, encoded by the coding sequence ATGTCAAAAAGAATAAAGTTTACAGGAGAGCAAAAGCTAGCAATATTAGAAGAATTAAAAATAGAAGCTTCTACTTCAAAGATTGCAACTAAATATGGCATTAGCGCAGAAACCATCAGAGTTTGGGGACTAAAGTATGACTCTGGTGGAATAGATGAGCTAAATCATTCTAAAACCTGGAAAAGATATTCAGAGGAATTAAAATCCCAAGCGGTAGAAGCATATTTAAATGGTGAAGGCTCTCAAATGGAAATTTGCATAAAATATGGAATTAGTACCCACGGTCGGCTTCAAGATTGGATTAAGAGGTATAATAATGGTAAAGGATTAAAATCCACACCAGGAGGTACTTCTAAAATGACTAAGGGACGCAAAACAGCATATGAAGAAAGAATAGAAATTGTTAACTACTGTATAGATAATAGCTTAAATTACAAGCAAACCGCTGAATTGTATGGTGTAAGTTACCAGCAAGTATACACATGGATTAAAAAGCATGAAAAAGGTGGGGAAAAAGCACTTCTAGATCTTAGAGGTAAGGCTAAAGAAGAACCACAGTTAACAGAATTAGACAAATTAAAAATAGAGAATCGAAAACTTAGAAAAGCAAATGAAAACTTAGAACTGGAGAACAAATTCTTAAAAAAATTAGAGGAACTAGAGAAGAGATATCACTAG
- the mraZ gene encoding division/cell wall cluster transcriptional repressor MraZ, with product MFIGEYQHTLDDKGRVIMPSKFRDELGEVFVMTKGLDNCLFVYPKSEWIILEEKLKTLPLTNRDARAFVRFFFAGASECTLDKQGRVLIPPNLREHSKLDKDAVVIGVSTRMEIWSKEEWTSYNEDDNLSYDSIAEKMAALGI from the coding sequence ATGTTTATTGGAGAATACCAACATACTTTAGATGACAAAGGAAGAGTGATAATGCCTTCTAAATTCAGGGATGAATTAGGAGAGGTATTTGTTATGACCAAGGGTCTTGATAACTGTCTTTTTGTGTACCCTAAATCAGAATGGATTATTTTAGAAGAAAAACTTAAAACCTTACCACTTACCAATCGTGATGCAAGGGCATTTGTTAGATTCTTTTTCGCTGGAGCTAGTGAATGTACCTTGGACAAGCAGGGAAGAGTCTTAATTCCTCCAAACCTTAGAGAACATTCCAAATTAGATAAAGATGCAGTTGTCATAGGTGTATCAACTAGAATGGAAATTTGGAGTAAAGAAGAATGGACCTCTTACAATGAGGATGATAATTTGTCCTATGATAGCATTGCTGAAAAAATGGCAGCATTAGGGATATAG
- the rsmH gene encoding 16S rRNA (cytosine(1402)-N(4))-methyltransferase RsmH, which produces MNFEHISVLLNEVLEGLNIKEDGIYVDGTLGGAGHSSQIVKGLTTGKLIGIDQDQNALNKSSEVLKDYSDRVILVHNNYENIDKVLESLQIEKVDGILLDLGVSSHQLDEETRGFSHNKDAPLDMRMDESNPFTAWDVVNKYSERELEKIIWEYGEDRWARRIAKFIIEERKEKPIDTTFQLVTAIKKAIPKEVRKDGHHPAKKTFQAIRIEVNRELDVLTKSIPSMVNLLNPGGRLVIITFHSLEDRIVKEAFRELYKDCICPPHLPQCVCDKYREIEIITRKPILPSNVEIETNPRSRSAKLRIAEKLNVLNTKGGE; this is translated from the coding sequence ATGAATTTTGAACATATATCGGTTTTGCTGAATGAAGTACTAGAAGGATTGAATATAAAAGAAGATGGAATATATGTAGATGGCACTTTAGGTGGTGCTGGACATTCATCACAGATAGTAAAAGGGCTTACAACAGGAAAATTAATTGGTATAGACCAAGATCAAAATGCCCTAAACAAATCTTCAGAAGTATTGAAGGATTATAGTGACCGAGTAATCCTAGTACACAATAATTATGAAAACATAGATAAAGTTTTAGAAAGCTTGCAGATAGAGAAGGTAGATGGAATACTACTTGACTTAGGAGTTTCATCTCATCAGCTCGATGAAGAGACTAGAGGCTTTTCACATAATAAAGATGCACCACTTGACATGAGAATGGATGAAAGTAATCCTTTTACAGCATGGGATGTAGTAAATAAGTATTCAGAAAGAGAATTAGAAAAGATAATTTGGGAGTATGGCGAGGATAGATGGGCTAGGAGAATAGCAAAGTTTATAATTGAAGAACGCAAAGAGAAACCCATTGACACAACTTTTCAACTTGTTACAGCCATTAAAAAAGCAATACCAAAGGAAGTTAGAAAAGATGGACATCATCCAGCCAAAAAAACATTTCAAGCAATTAGAATAGAAGTAAACAGGGAACTTGATGTATTAACTAAATCGATTCCTAGTATGGTAAATCTTTTAAATCCAGGAGGAAGACTTGTAATCATTACATTTCATTCTCTAGAAGATAGGATTGTAAAAGAAGCTTTTAGAGAACTGTACAAAGATTGTATTTGTCCACCACATTTACCACAATGTGTGTGTGATAAGTATAGAGAAATAGAAATTATAACTAGAAAGCCAATTTTACCAAGCAATGTTGAGATAGAAACTAATCCTAGGTCTAGATCCGCAAAGCTTAGGATAGCAGAAAAACTTAATGTTCTAAATACAAAAGGGGGAGAATAA
- a CDS encoding penicillin-binding transpeptidase domain-containing protein, producing the protein MAKPSYSSKKRLLVALGIIVVVFIALIGRLAYLQVVTGEELKKGALEQWTKGITIKSKRGIIYDRNGKKLAVSVSASTVWVSPADVKDARNTAKEVARVLDLDEEAVYAKLTKKIGYEKIKQWVTKEEATELRRLKLKGIDIVDDNRRYYPYGNFASFVLGFTNTDNNGLYGIEQTYDKKLTGTPGKWIKTTDAASRQLPFDGEKIYEASDGLSLVLTIDEIIQHFAEKAAEEAMIVNQAKTVSIIMMNPKTGDILAMANKGDYDPNEPRIPLDDKTKEEWAALPQEELQKRWYDMWRNYAINDAYEPGSTFKIITAAAAIEENVVQPDTHFYCNGFIKDIKGVTLKCSSWYNPHGDQTFLEGMNNSCNIVFVNTGRKLGKENLYKYIKGFGFGENTGIDLNGEQGGIIPQSVDVIKEVGLATMSYGHGIAVTPLQLVNALSAIANGGNLMEPRLVKELIDADGNIVETYEPIVKRKVISETTSKTMLNMLESVVSEGTGSKSYIPGYRVGGKTGTAQKVIDGRYVQGKYIASFAAVAPVDDPQIAILVIIDEPSAGAYYGGTIAAPVAKTVLEETLNYLEVPTIFTEEEKELVVENVIVPDVRNTEIGEAGKALTAIGLKYTTEYVDLTSESKVLDQFPLPGTEVQIGSIIDLYLNDKDEEMIIMPSLIGKDKTEVISILNELNLNYELKGEGKAIRQNPTFGEHININTKIEVEFGET; encoded by the coding sequence TTGGCGAAACCCAGTTATTCATCTAAAAAAAGATTATTAGTAGCTTTAGGAATTATTGTTGTGGTATTTATTGCATTAATTGGGAGATTAGCTTATTTACAAGTAGTTACAGGTGAAGAACTGAAAAAAGGTGCCTTAGAACAATGGACAAAAGGAATTACAATAAAATCTAAAAGAGGCATAATTTATGATAGAAACGGTAAGAAATTAGCTGTAAGCGTTAGTGCATCTACAGTGTGGGTAAGCCCTGCAGATGTAAAAGATGCAAGAAATACAGCAAAAGAAGTTGCAAGGGTACTGGATTTAGACGAAGAAGCTGTTTATGCAAAGCTTACTAAAAAAATCGGGTATGAGAAGATAAAACAATGGGTAACAAAGGAAGAAGCTACTGAACTAAGGAGGCTTAAACTTAAAGGGATTGATATTGTAGATGATAACAGAAGATACTATCCATATGGAAATTTTGCATCTTTTGTTTTAGGTTTTACTAATACTGACAATAATGGTTTATATGGTATAGAGCAAACATATGATAAAAAACTAACTGGCACACCAGGGAAATGGATTAAAACAACAGATGCAGCTAGTAGGCAATTACCTTTTGATGGAGAAAAAATATATGAAGCATCTGATGGATTATCTCTTGTTTTAACTATAGATGAAATAATACAACATTTTGCAGAAAAAGCTGCAGAGGAGGCAATGATAGTAAATCAAGCTAAGACAGTTTCTATTATTATGATGAATCCCAAAACAGGAGATATTTTGGCTATGGCTAACAAAGGGGACTATGATCCAAATGAGCCGAGGATACCATTAGATGATAAGACTAAAGAAGAGTGGGCTGCCTTACCACAGGAAGAGCTTCAGAAGCGTTGGTATGATATGTGGAGAAACTATGCAATCAATGATGCATACGAACCAGGTTCTACATTTAAAATAATAACTGCAGCAGCTGCTATTGAAGAAAATGTTGTGCAACCGGATACACATTTTTATTGTAATGGATTTATTAAAGATATTAAAGGTGTAACACTGAAATGTTCCAGCTGGTATAATCCCCATGGAGATCAAACTTTTTTAGAAGGTATGAATAATTCGTGTAATATTGTCTTTGTAAATACTGGTAGAAAACTAGGAAAAGAAAATTTATATAAATACATAAAAGGATTTGGATTTGGAGAAAACACAGGTATAGATTTAAATGGTGAACAAGGTGGGATTATCCCACAAAGCGTAGATGTAATTAAGGAAGTTGGTCTAGCTACTATGTCCTATGGCCATGGAATCGCAGTTACACCATTGCAATTAGTTAATGCATTGTCTGCTATTGCAAATGGGGGAAATCTTATGGAACCTAGACTTGTAAAGGAATTAATAGATGCTGATGGCAATATAGTAGAAACTTATGAACCAATAGTAAAGAGAAAAGTCATATCTGAAACAACTTCAAAAACAATGCTGAATATGTTAGAATCTGTAGTTTCTGAAGGAACTGGGTCAAAGTCTTATATTCCTGGATATAGAGTAGGTGGCAAGACAGGAACTGCTCAAAAAGTTATTGATGGTAGATATGTCCAAGGTAAATACATTGCATCCTTTGCAGCCGTTGCACCTGTTGATGATCCTCAAATAGCAATACTAGTCATAATAGATGAACCAAGTGCAGGAGCTTACTATGGTGGAACTATAGCAGCACCTGTTGCTAAAACCGTTTTAGAAGAGACATTGAATTATTTGGAAGTACCAACAATTTTTACAGAAGAAGAAAAAGAACTAGTTGTTGAAAATGTTATTGTACCTGATGTGAGAAATACTGAAATAGGAGAGGCAGGTAAAGCATTGACAGCAATTGGTCTAAAATATACTACAGAGTATGTAGATTTAACTAGTGAATCTAAAGTATTGGATCAATTTCCATTGCCAGGAACGGAAGTTCAAATAGGCTCTATCATAGATTTATATCTAAATGACAAAGATGAAGAGATGATTATAATGCCATCCCTAATTGGAAAGGATAAGACAGAAGTAATAAGCATCCTAAATGAACTGAATTTGAATTATGAGCTAAAAGGTGAAGGTAAGGCTATAAGACAGAATCCAACTTTTGGTGAACATATCAATATCAACACAAAAATTGAGGTTGAATTTGGTGAGACATAA